The Vigna unguiculata cultivar IT97K-499-35 chromosome 6, ASM411807v1, whole genome shotgun sequence genome contains a region encoding:
- the LOC114187160 gene encoding uncharacterized protein LOC114187160 isoform X1 yields MDKSWIVKPRNTIEYSIGLKKFLDFAFENGAVGDTIKCPCPKCGFMKWQTRGVVEEHLILKAFPKNYVIWNLHGEKQIEDISSNEDDIQEAFHYENPMETMINEAFGHYRQEGTNLGKTQPLGVDDVLNERPKEYHNEFIDFLNDGNQTLCDGNKYTKLEFVIKLYHIKVLCGLSDKEMTMILDLLKDAFNEANLPLSFYEAKKTINKLGLSYTKIDACPNDCMLYLRDDEKDLQTCKHCGTSRWNPKKKKKQPAKVLRYFPLKPRLQRLFMCSKTAEHMRWHSLENKDGFIRHPRDGEAWKTFSLLHPEFASDPRNVRLGLASDGFNPFGTMSSTYSIWPVFLIPYNLPPWICMKHTSLILSMIIPGKQMPGNNIDVYLQPLVDELRELWNDGVETFDSSLNETFRMRVALMWTISDFPGLGILSGWNTHTGLACPTCNFDAIPCRLPYSKKWCFMGHRRFLSRNHRFRLNRVRFDGNTETRNPPLKLSGSDIFRQVENINVTFGRGVILDGRGKRSREEVKQWKKRSIFFELPYWESNLLRHNLDFMHIEKNVFDNLVYTLLNEKPKSKDNVNARKDLKEMGIREDLWPDDNGRYHLALFSLTRDTKKLFLKTLKNVIVPDGYSSNISRCVDEVQQKIFGLKSHDCHIIMEQLLPLAIRNLLPNHVTATLVEFCSFFKVLCSKSLNPQELEMLQDRIVLTLCHLEMLFPPSFFTIMVHLTVHLVEEAKLGGPVHYRYMYPIER; encoded by the coding sequence ATGGATAAATCTTGGATTGTTAAGCCTCGGAATACAATTGAATACtcaattggtttaaaaaaattcttagattttgcttttgaaaatgGGGCTGTTGGAGATACAATTAAATGCCCATGTCCTAAATGTGGGTTTATGAAATGGCAAACTAGAGGCGTAGTTGAGGAGCACTTGATTTTAAAAGCATTTCccaaaaattatgttatatggAATCTTCATGGTGAGAAACAAATAGAAGATATTTCTAGTAATGAAGATGATATACAAGAGGCATTTCATTATGAAAATCCAATGGAAACAATGATCAATGAAGCATTTGGGCACTATAGGCAAGAAGGTACTAATCTAGGCAAAACACAACCATTGGGTGTAGATGATGTTTTGAATGAAAGGCCAAAGGAGTATCATAATGAGTTTATTGATTTTCTCAATGATGGAAATCAAACATTGTGTGACGGGAACAAGTACACAAAATTAGAGTTTGTAATCAAATTATATCACATCAAGGTTTTGTGTGGATTAAGTGACAAGGAAATGACTATGATCCTAGATTTGTTAAAAGATGCATTTAATGAAGCAAACTTGCCTCTTTCTTTTTATGAGGCTAAGAAAACCATCAACAAACTTGGTCTTAGTTATACCAAAATAGATGCATGTCCGAATGATTGTATGTTATATTTAAGAgatgatgaaaaagatttgCAAACATGCAAACATTGCGGTACATCTAGATGGAacccaaagaagaaaaaaaaacaacctgCAAAAGTTTTGCGTTACTTTCCATTGAAACCAAGATTGCAAAGATTGTTTATGTGTTCTAAGACTGCAGAGCATATGAGATGGCATTCTTTAGAGAACAAAGATGGGTTCATAAGGCATCCAAGGGACGGTGAGGCATGGAAAACATTTAGTTTATTGCATCCTGAGTTTGCTTCTGATCCTCGAAATGTTCGTTTAGGCCTTGCTAGTGATGGTTTTAATCCTTTTGGTACTATGAGTTCTACTTATAGTATTTGGCCAGTGTTTTTAATTCCATACAATCTTCCACCATGGATATGTATGAAGCACACTTCATTGATCCTATCCATGATCATTCCAGGCAAGCAAATGCCAGGAAATAATATTGATGTGTACTTACAACCCCTTGTGGATGAGTTACGTGAGCTATGGAATGATGGTGTGGAGACCTTTGATTCTTCATTGAATGAAACTTTTAGGATGCGAGTAGCTCTTATGTGGACAATTAGTGACTTTCCTGGCCTAGGCATTTTATCTGGTTGGAACACACACACAGGTTTAGCTTGCCCTACTTGTAACTTTGATGCAATACCTTGTCGTCTTCCTTATAGTAAGAAGTGGTGTTTTATGGGGCATCGTCGCTTTTTGAGTAGAAACCATAGATTCAGATTGAATCGTGTTCGCTTTGATGGAAACACTGAAACAAGGAATCCACCACTAAAATTATCAGGATCTGACATTTTTAGGCaagttgaaaatattaatgttacaTTTGGGAGAGGAGTAATTTTGGATGGTAGAGGAAAAAGATCTAGAGAAGAAGTTAAACAATGGAAAAAAAGAAGCATTTTCTTTGAACTTCCGTATTGGGAGTCTAATTTGTTACGCCATAATTTAGATTTCatgcatattgaaaaaaatgtatttgacaATTTGGTATATACTTTGTTAAATGAAAAGCCTAAATCCAAAGACAATGTAAATGCTAGGAAAGATTTAAAGGAAATGGGCATAAGAGAGGATCTTTGGCCAGATGATAATGGAAGATATCACCTTGCTTTGTTTTCACTAACTCGTGATACCAAAAAGTTGTTTCTCAAAACTTTGAAAAATGTTATAGTACCGGATGGTTACTCAAGTAACATTTCTAGATGTGTTGATGAGgtgcaacaaaaaatatttgggCTAAAAAGTCACGATTGCCATATTATTATGGAGCAATTACTACCGCTGGCAATACGTAATTTGTTACCAAACCATGTCACTGCAACCTTGGTGGAGTTTTGCTCATTTTTTAAAGTCCTTTGTAGTAAAAGTTTAAATCCACAAGAACTTGAAATGCTTCAAGATCGCATTGTGCTAACACTTTGCCACTTAGAGATGTTATTCCCACCATCATTCTTCACAATTATGGTTCATTTAACTGTCCATCTGGTAGAGGAAGCAAAACTTGGAGGTCCAGTTCATTATCGATATATGTATCCTATAGAAAGGTAA
- the LOC114187161 gene encoding peptidyl-prolyl cis-trans isomerase FKBP20-1-like — SVHYEGTLADTSEVFDTTHEDNTIFSFEIGKGSVIKAWEIAFKTMKVGEVAKITCKPEYAYGSAGSPPDIPLEYYSHATTIKKTYLSNWTNLSNSRSYR, encoded by the exons TCAGTTCACTATGAAGGCACACTTGCTGATACCAGTGAAGTTTTTGACACAACACATGAAGATAAcactatattttcttttgagattgggAAGGGCAGTGTTATCAAGGCTTGGGAGATTGCATTCAAAACCATGAAG GTCGGAGAAGTTGCAAAAATAACTTGCAAGCCAGAATATGCATATGGCAGTGCGGGATCTCCTCCAGATATTCCTCTAGAGTACTATTCTCATGCCACAACAATAAAGAAAACTTATCTATCCAATTGGACTAATCTATCCAATTCTAGATCATATAGGTAa